In Candidatus Binataceae bacterium, the genomic window TCGGATATTCCCGCGATCCTCCCGCACACGCGAAGCGCGATCATACTCGAGGACGGCGAGCTCGCGGAAATTACCGCGGGCGGAATCCGCCTCATGAAGTTCGACGGCACTGCTGTCGAGCGCGCGCCGCGGCGAATCGAATGGGACGCGGTCGCCGCGACTAAGGGCGGCTTCAAGCACTTCCTGCGTAAGGAAATCGGTGAGCAGCCGCAGGCCTGGATCGATACGCTCGCGGGCCGCGCCAAAGTCGGATCATCGGAAGTACACTTCGAGATGGACTTGCTGCCGCCGGGCGGGCCGTCGGCGATCTCGCGAATCGTGATGGTCAGTGCGGGCGCATCGTGGATCACGTCGCAGGTCGGTAAATTTATCATCGAAGACCTGGCCGGAATCCCGGTCGAAGTTGATTATTCGAGTGAGTATCGCTACCGGCGCCCGCCGATCGACAAAAAGACTATGATGATCGCCGTGTCGCAGTCGGGCGAGACCGCGGATACTCTCGCCGCGATGGAAGAAGGCGGGCGGCGCGGAGCGCATCTGCTGGCGATTACCAACACTGTAGATTCGTCGATCGCGCGCAAGGGCAACGCGCAGCTTTACACGCGATGCGGTCCCGAGATCAGCGTCACGACCACGAAATGCTTTCTTACTCAGCTCGAATCGTATTTTCTACTGGCTATTCAGATGGCGTCGCTGATGGGCCGCATCTCCGAAGTCGAAGCCGAAGAACTGCTGCGTCCGATGTTCGCGATACCGGGGCAAATCGAGGCGATTATCGCGCTCGAGCCGCAGATTCTGCGTATCGCGCGCGCGTATGCATCGGCGCAAGATTTCCTCTTCCTGGGCCGCGGCATCAACTATCCGATCGCGCTCGAAGGCGCGCTCAAGTTGAAGGAAATTTCGTACATCCACGCCGAAGGATACTCGGCTGGCGAGATGAAACACGGCCCGATCGCGCTGATCGACGAGAAGATGCCGGTCGTAGTGCTGATTCCGAACGACGATCTGTTCGAAAAAACGTTGTCGAATCTGCGCGAAGTAGAGTCGCGCAACGGTAAGATAATCGCCGTGACCGATCGCGCGACGGACGAGCTAAGAGCTGTCGCAAACGAAGTTATCGAGGTTCCCGCGACGAGCCGAATGCTCACTCCCGTGCTGATGACCGTGCCGCTCCAGTTGCTCGCCTATCATATCGCGGCAGAGCGCGGCACCGACGTCGATCAGCCGCGCAATCTCGCCAAGGCCGTCACCGTCGAATAGTCAGTCGGGAAATGGGGCTCCATTTGGAGCCCTTTCAATCTGATTTGGTTATTTCGCCAGGATCTGTGGCGTGACTCTCGTCCAGACTTGAGTTTTGCCGAAGAGCGAGAGTCCAATGTACCCGCGCACGCGCATCGTTGTCGCGCTCTCGAGCGTGAGGGTGCAGGAATAGGTCTTTCCGCTGCTCGCGTCGTAAATCCATCCGTTCTTCCAGACGGTTGGATCGGCGCCATCCGGGGTGAAAGCGGCCATCAATTGAAGTCCCAATAATTTGCGCAAGCGGAGATCGGAGTTTGGATTCTTCGAGTCGACCGATTCCGTTCCATCCTTCTCCCGCGGATGTCGAAGCCACGTGATCGTCCCGCACAGTGTGCCGCCGCAATCGGAGACTTGAATATGCGCGCCGCCATCGGGCGTGGCCCAAGTTCCGAGCGGACTGAGCGCGCCGTCAAGGGCCTGAGCGGCGCCATTCATCGCGGTGGCCGTGAGTGTGATCGCAAGAATGAGCAGAAGCGTGAATTTCCTCATAGGCATTGTTCCCATGTCGAATGAGTGCGCGCGGCGATGAATTCGCAGCAATGCTGAGCAGGAACGCCGGCGCAATAGTCACATGTTCTAGATGCCCATGAGATTCATCGGGATAATATGCAGCGCAGACACTGCCTCGACTGCAC contains:
- the glmS gene encoding glutamine--fructose-6-phosphate transaminase (isomerizing), whose product is SDIPAILPHTRSAIILEDGELAEITAGGIRLMKFDGTAVERAPRRIEWDAVAATKGGFKHFLRKEIGEQPQAWIDTLAGRAKVGSSEVHFEMDLLPPGGPSAISRIVMVSAGASWITSQVGKFIIEDLAGIPVEVDYSSEYRYRRPPIDKKTMMIAVSQSGETADTLAAMEEGGRRGAHLLAITNTVDSSIARKGNAQLYTRCGPEISVTTTKCFLTQLESYFLLAIQMASLMGRISEVEAEELLRPMFAIPGQIEAIIALEPQILRIARAYASAQDFLFLGRGINYPIALEGALKLKEISYIHAEGYSAGEMKHGPIALIDEKMPVVVLIPNDDLFEKTLSNLREVESRNGKIIAVTDRATDELRAVANEVIEVPATSRMLTPVLMTVPLQLLAYHIAAERGTDVDQPRNLAKAVTVE
- a CDS encoding DUF2147 domain-containing protein, with protein sequence MRKFTLLLILAITLTATAMNGAAQALDGALSPLGTWATPDGGAHIQVSDCGGTLCGTITWLRHPREKDGTESVDSKNPNSDLRLRKLLGLQLMAAFTPDGADPTVWKNGWIYDASSGKTYSCTLTLESATTMRVRGYIGLSLFGKTQVWTRVTPQILAK